The following is a genomic window from Dioscorea cayenensis subsp. rotundata cultivar TDr96_F1 chromosome 10, TDr96_F1_v2_PseudoChromosome.rev07_lg8_w22 25.fasta, whole genome shotgun sequence.
TTAACTCCCATTTATATCTCTACCTCATCTCTCATTTCTTTCTAAGCATTACTCTTCTcctgtcttcttctttttatcaaCTATGAAGGTCCTCAATCTAAcatctatatacatatataacttcATTCGTTAATACCTTCTCTAtatctgtttatatatataattcatagaTAATTAATCATTgattatttcattgattttatgcAGCTTTTAGGTTGGATGCACAGGAAACTCTGGCAGACTGGTGGCCATAACTTTGCAAATGGTAATTTAATTAGTACTCTTTAACTTCTATTCATGTCTCTATAAATCatactcattatatatatacatccttTATTAGACGTAGGACTactatctatacatatatatatagctctACAACTGTTGCATGTTAataatgtatattatattttacttGTTAATTCATACAGCTCCGGTGTGCAAATGTATCTCCGGTGGAACATCACCGGAGAACTTCAACGTGTTTGCATCCTATGCTTCGGTGAAGGAAGACGGTGGCGATCACCAAGACGATGTCTTTGATCCGGCCGATGATGTTCTCTTCGATGGTTTCCTCTCCATCGGAACTCTTGGGTCTGTTCCGGTTCTTGAAAATTACACAAAGTTCGACAAAGaatatgataatgatgatgatgataatgatataTTGAACGGTGCTGTGACACCAACATTTGGTGTGCCGGTGGAGATTATTAACACTAGGATGATTAAGGTTGAGCTTGAGAAAGTCATTGCCAATGAGAACAAGAAGGCCACCAGAGCAGAAGAGAGCTTCCCTGTGAGGAGAGCTTCTCTTGGAGAACTATTCATGAAGAGCAAGTTGGAAGAATCTATAGAATCTCCGGTCACCGAGAAGAATATTCCGGCCAAACCATCAACGGCCAAAAAGAGATCATTCCGCAAGGTATGGGGATGAGGATCACCGTCCATTTCCTACATTTAGATTCCTTTTCATTTcacaattattatataaattctaaaatatttaaaatctcaagtacaaaaaatatatatatatatatatatatatatatattatgataaaaattaattatcatgcATGGATGGAAACCCTTAGGAAAAGGTTCAGATAGACCCACCATGTTCCTTCTTAAAGTAATTTGATATTGATAGTTAAAGTAAGAAGAATTATTTGTGCAATGAATAGTAAATCAACAGCTTTAAAACAGAGGTTGAAGAAATATCTCAATGCTTTTAAATAAAGATTCAATCATTTATGTTGTTGGTAATaagtttcttttaatttgaagTATTGTTGTGGCAGTTTATGCAAGTTTTCCACAGAAAAGTTCATCCAGAAAACATGTCAGGCATGATGGAAAACAAAGTTACAAAGGAAGTTAAACAAGAGATTAAAGGCAAACCACCTATAGGCAAGAATTTTTTCAAATCAGAAATTTATCGAAAAATCGGCTTTTCTTGCTTCAAATGTGGATCAAGCACTTCACCTCCAATGCTCGAAGAAAGCGATTCATGTCCGAGGATCAGTCGGGAACATTGGATCAAAACTGATGCAGAATGTGAGTGTTTTCTTTATAACTATCTTGGCTATAGATCTTATTTCAAcgaagatttaattatttatttatttattttatgtagaCCTAGTGTTGGAGCTGTAGAAAGGAGAAGATCCAAAGGTGATGTCTATATGTGTGTGAGTGGAATGAAGATCAAAACAAATGATGAATTAAGGTGTGTCTAATCCATAGTGATCAAGTGATGTATATCGATCAATTTGTGTGTATTTAACTAGTGTGCTTTCTTTGCTTGATGTGACTGCAATAAAACTTAAACCAAtgtaattttgttgatttatgATGTTACTGCTATTAAGTTTGATGAATACGACACGGAGTTAAATGTGTTTTGTGATGTAGTTTTGTCTGAGCTATTTATgacattataattaataatgtttGATGAGACTAGTTTGTAATGGCTGGAAATGTAACAATGGTTAGCAATGCTGGCATGGCCCCCTTTGAGTGAGCAATTCTTCTATTATTTGGTTCTCTTTATGAAAACTAATGAACTACCATTTGAATGTATATATGCATCTTGTCTACTTGGATTTATTCTTAATTTGTTCAATGAGTGAGAGAAGAAAGTGGTCATGTCCTTTTGGCTCTAAGTgtagttaattaatatatttaattcgCATACAAACACTATGATCACCACTGTATAAAGTCATAATATGGTATAATGTTtgg
Proteins encoded in this region:
- the LOC120270896 gene encoding protein LAZY 1-like, translating into MKLLGWMHRKLWQTGGHNFANAPVCKCISGGTSPENFNVFASYASVKEDGGDHQDDVFDPADDVLFDGFLSIGTLGSVPVLENYTKFDKEYDNDDDDNDILNGAVTPTFGVPVEIINTRMIKVELEKVIANENKKATRAEESFPVRRASLGELFMKSKLEESIESPVTEKNIPAKPSTAKKRSFRKFMQVFHRKVHPENMSGMMENKVTKEVKQEIKGKPPIGKNFFKSEIYRKIGFSCFKCGSSTSPPMLEESDSCPRISREHWIKTDAEYLVLEL